One Acetobacterium sp. KB-1 DNA segment encodes these proteins:
- a CDS encoding EutP/PduV family microcompartment system protein, which produces MKKMILVGRSECGKTTLRQALKGKEIRYEKTQYVNHYDVVIDTPGEYAETKGLARALALYSYEADVVALLINATEPYSLYPPCITPVANRPCIGVVTQIDASGADVEQAVSWLELAGCDTIFRVSSYTGEGIWEILDYLKDEGDILPWDKKSEAEKPRNVISTKMM; this is translated from the coding sequence ATGAAAAAAATGATATTAGTCGGTCGAAGTGAATGTGGAAAAACAACATTACGACAAGCCTTAAAAGGAAAAGAGATTCGTTACGAAAAAACCCAGTATGTCAATCATTATGATGTAGTGATTGATACCCCAGGGGAATATGCAGAAACGAAAGGTTTAGCTAGAGCATTAGCCTTGTATTCTTATGAGGCGGATGTGGTAGCTCTTTTAATTAATGCAACGGAGCCTTATTCGCTTTATCCGCCATGTATTACTCCCGTTGCAAATCGACCCTGTATTGGTGTGGTTACTCAGATTGATGCCTCTGGCGCTGATGTGGAACAGGCAGTGAGTTGGCTGGAATTAGCTGGATGTGATACGATTTTTAGAGTAAGCTCTTATACTGGTGAAGGTATTTGGGAAATCCTTGATTATCTCAAAGATGAAGGTGATATCTTGCCCTGGGATAAGAAATCAGAAGCTGAAAAACCTAGAAATGTCATATCAACTAAAATGATGTAG
- a CDS encoding BMC domain-containing protein, with translation MENILNMNDGKLRIIQETVPGKQVTLAHIIASPDEIVYKKLGLNPSVDYQKAAIGILSMTPSEISVIAGDLAIKTSVIDLGFIDRFSGTLMFTGRISEVESAITTILTYLQNTLKFTICEITKT, from the coding sequence ATGGAAAATATTTTAAATATGAATGACGGAAAACTAAGGATTATTCAAGAAACAGTTCCCGGTAAGCAAGTAACATTAGCTCATATCATTGCCAGCCCAGATGAAATTGTTTATAAAAAACTGGGCTTGAATCCCAGTGTTGATTATCAGAAAGCAGCGATCGGGATACTGAGTATGACACCATCAGAAATATCGGTGATTGCTGGAGATTTAGCTATAAAAACATCGGTTATTGATTTGGGGTTTATTGATCGATTCAGTGGTACGCTGATGTTTACCGGGAGAATATCAGAGGTGGAGTCTGCGATCACAACGATTTTAACTTATTTGCAAAACACCTTGAAATTTACAATTTGTGAGATTACAAAAACCTGA
- a CDS encoding DMT family transporter, which produces MKKIYIYVFLTGMLFGSMEVALKIGGATFNPIQLTFIRFLIGGLFLLPFAIGDIRKRKIKLSKSDLGYLFILGLICICFSMVLFQIGLMGINASLAALIFSINPVFTMVFAHFIVHEKFTKKKAIALTISIIGLIIVMNPQKLVSGESNIWFLLLTLVAAIAFGLYTAYGKKKIGKIGGVAQNSFSFLMGSGVLLVILFVSGQPVFQGVSLKNAPLLFYLGVCVTGIGYYFYLKTVEIAGPSTASVAFFIKPMVAPIFAFVILGEAITLNIGIGLIFILFGSFVNLTDGDKLVRMFRMERVFYRQ; this is translated from the coding sequence ATGAAAAAAATCTACATCTATGTTTTTTTAACCGGGATGCTTTTCGGATCGATGGAGGTTGCCTTGAAAATTGGGGGAGCAACCTTTAATCCAATTCAGCTGACCTTTATCCGCTTCTTAATAGGAGGGCTTTTTTTGTTGCCTTTTGCAATTGGCGATATCAGGAAAAGAAAGATAAAGCTGAGCAAAAGCGACCTGGGTTATCTTTTTATACTGGGATTAATCTGCATCTGCTTTAGTATGGTGCTTTTCCAAATCGGTTTAATGGGCATTAACGCAAGCTTGGCGGCATTGATTTTTTCGATCAATCCGGTATTTACCATGGTCTTTGCTCACTTTATTGTTCATGAAAAATTCACGAAAAAAAAGGCCATTGCGCTTACCATTAGTATAATCGGGTTGATTATTGTGATGAATCCTCAAAAACTCGTCTCCGGCGAAAGTAATATCTGGTTTTTGTTATTGACCCTGGTGGCAGCTATTGCCTTTGGGTTGTATACCGCCTATGGTAAAAAAAAGATTGGTAAAATCGGCGGTGTAGCTCAAAACAGTTTTAGTTTTTTGATGGGCTCGGGGGTATTATTGGTCATATTGTTTGTTAGCGGTCAACCCGTCTTTCAGGGTGTAAGTCTGAAAAACGCACCGCTGCTTTTTTATCTGGGGGTATGTGTGACTGGGATCGGCTATTACTTTTATCTGAAAACGGTCGAAATTGCCGGGCCATCCACGGCTTCAGTAGCATTCTTTATCAAACCGATGGTTGCACCGATTTTTGCATTCGTTATTCTGGGTGAAGCCATTACATTAAATATCGGGATTGGACTGATCTTCATATTATTTGGATCGTTTGTTAACCTTACTGATGGTGATAAATTGGTCAGGATGTTTAGGATGGAAAGAGTGTTTTACCGGCAGTAA